DNA sequence from the Pseudoduganella plicata genome:
ATCCAGGTGTGGTCCGTCAATACCCGTGACGACCGCGCACTGACCTTGCGGCACACCCAGTTCAACCGCCGGCCGCTGAACCAGCAGGCCCATGAGGTGCTGAAACACGTGGCACGGCTGTGGGGCTTCGACGTGCATCTCGACACCGTCTCGCCGGAAGGCAAGCTGATCAGCACGCTGGAGTGCAAGCGCGAGAAGCGCGGGCGGATGATCTGACGCTCAGACGAGCATCGCTGCGCGCCCGAGCGGCGCGTGGGACCGAAGCCCGTCGCCAGAAAGATCGCTACTCGACAGGTATGCTGCCGGCAAGCTGCCAACGTTGGCAGTTGCCCGCGCCGGGCCAGGTACCTGGCGGCGCCTCGCGCTGGCGGAAAACGGGTCGCTGCCTGGCATCGGCCTGGTGGTGCCGGACGGTTTTCGCCTCGCCAAACTCGGATTCATTACTTTTTCCGACCTCCTCATTGCCCTCTCTGCACCAATCTGGGGCACCTTGCCTTCAGATATAAGCCCAGCCGCTGCTACTCTGGCATATAGTGGCGGAAGCCGGGTGTGCGGCCTGACCAGTCTCTCCTGAAATCGTTTGCCGGTCAGGCCACTAGTGAGCCCCAGTGACGTAGTAGATTTTCAAAATTGATAAAAATATACGCTCGAATCGCCCATGTGCACGGAATTTGCATATACTGAAACGGCGACTGGAATGACCCGGATGCTTGCATGCGAGAAAGACCGTTGACCAAATTTTATGCAACTTTATGCGGATAGCTGGGTCTGATTATTCTGTTTTTCGAGCATTACGAAAACTATTCCGCGCCTGCCGTCCGGTTCGCTCGACGGTACCGGCGAGGTGCTTTCAGAGTGCGCCAGAACGGTGCACGGATGCTTTACACAAGTGCGCTAAAGGCATGAAATTTAACCGGATTTTGGAGATCAAAATTCTATGTAAAATGAAGAATTCGTATGTATAATTCGCCGACGTCCCGGGTGCGGCTGTAGCTTTGTGTCGCCATTTTGGGGGTTCAAGTAAGAGTAGGATTGGAGAAAGCAGGCATGAATTTTAGTGATAACGGGAAGGTCAAGAAGAACTATACCGGCATCGTGGTAGTGGTGGCCTTGCACATTGTGGCTGCTTACGGGATCGTGTCAGGCTTGGGCAAACGGATGATCACGAAGATGATCGAACCGGTTGAAACCAAGATCATCGAGGAGGTTGCCCCTCCTCCACCTAAAGAGCTGCCGCCGCCACCTCCACCGCCAGAAATGAAGGCACCACCGCCGCCATTCATTCCGCCGGTTGAAGTGAACGTACAGCAACCACCACCGCAGCAGAACGTGATCGCGAATGCGACCAACGTGAAGCCGGCAACGAATCAGTTGACCCCGCCAGCTCCGCCGGCTCCGCCAGCACCGCCGGCACCACCGGCACCGGCTGTCCGCACCGCGGCTGTGGTTGACTTCAGCACGTGCCAGAAACCGGAATGGCCAAAATCTTCTCTGCGTAACGAAGAAACGGGTACGGTAACTCTGCAGTTCCTGATTGGCGTCGACGGCCGGGTCGCCGACTCCAAGATTCTGAAGTCCAGCGGCTTCCGCGACCTGGACAAGGCCGCGGTAGCAGGTATCAGTAGGTGCAAATTCAAGCCAGCCACGGTTGATGGCAAGCCGCAAGAGGGCTGGCAGAGTATGCAATACGTCTGGACGCTGGAATAACCAACCGAGACAGAGTCTCAATTAGCAATTTCGTTGGCGTTACGTTCAGCGAACTGATCTTTTATCAATTTGGAGGAAGCATGTTTAAGAATACCCGTTTGTCCGCTGTACTGGCCGCTGTGCTGTTCTCGGTGACCGCAGCAACCGCCCTGGTCAGCGCACCGGCCCTGGCCGACGCGCCAGCCCCGGCAGCCGCTGACGCGCCTGCAGCAGCGCCGGCAGCGGATGCGGCAGCCGCACCAGCAGCAGACGCAGCACCAGCACCGGCAACCGACGCAGCCGCTCCAGCAGCAGCCGGCGCCCACGGTGCAGGTCAGGAAGAAATCGAAAACCCGTTCGGCATCAAGGCCGTGTGGCATTCCGGCTGGGTAGCGAAAGGCACGATCGTCATCATGTCGATCATGTCGATCGGCTCGTGGTACATCATCATCACCAAGCTGCTGGACCAGATGAAAATCATGCGTCAAGCTAAAGACGTGCATGCCAAGTTCTGGAAAGCATCGTCGGTCGCCGCTGGCGCCTCGACGCTGGCAGAAGGCTCGCCATTCCGCTTCATCGCTGAAACCGGCATCAAGGCTTCCGGTCACCACGACGGCGCCCTGCTGGAACAAATCGATCTGTCGACCTGGGTGACGATGTCGATCCAGCGCGCTGTCGACAAAGTCCAGTCGCGTCTGCAAGACGGCCTGTCGTTCCTGGCAACCGTTGGTTCGACCGCACCGTTCATCGGTCTGTTCGGTACGGTCTGGGGTATTTACGGTGCACTGACGAACATCGGTATGACCGGTAACGCGTCGATCGACAAGGTGGCAGGTCCGGTCGGTGAAGCACTGATCATGACGGCATTCGGTCTGGCAGTCGCAGTTCCTGCCGTTCTGGGCTACAACTGGCTGGTACGTCGTAACAAGAGCGCAATGGAAGAAATCCGTTCGTTCTCGGCCGACGTGCACTCCGTGCTGATCTCCGGCGCCATGTCCACCGCCGACTCCGCTGCTCGCGCAGCCAAAAAAGTAGGCTAATACCATGTCGATGTCCGTAGGCTCCGATAGCGGAGACGAAGACCAGGTAATGTCAGAAATCAACACGACGCCTCTCGTGGACATCATGTTGGTTCTGCTGATCATCTTCCTGATCACCAGCCCGGTGGTCCTTAAACTGCAGAAGATTGCTCTGCCAGAAGAGGTCAACCAGGCGATCCAGACGAAGCCGGAAAATGTCAACATCGTTGTCAACAAGGATGGCGACATCTACTGGAATCAGAAGAAAATGCGGGACACGAATGAGTTGTTCGATTTTCTGAAGGTCGAGGCAGTGAAGGTACCGCAACCGGAAGTGCACGTACGTGGCGACAAGGAAGCCAAGTACGAGTCCATCGGCCGCGTGATCTTCACGACCCAGCGCGCTGGCATCCAGAAGGTTGGTTTCATTACCGAACCGCCTGACAAGATGTAAGGCCCCTGCCCGGCCATGGCTTGTTCGTGAGCCGGGCAGTCTTCTATAAGGAACACACCCATGAGTATGAATGTCGGTTCGGGCAGCGCAGCACCAAACGCTGATCCGGAACCAATGATGGAAATGAACATGACACCGCTCATCGACGTGATGCTGGTGCTGATCATTATGCTGATTATTACGATTCCGAAGGCGAACCACTCGGTTAACCTGAACATGCCGGTGGGTACCCCGCCGCCACCGACCAAAGAGCCGGTGGTTGTTCAGATCGACGTGGACTTCGACGGCACGATCCTGTGGGATGGCGCCGTGGTTCCGGATCGTGCGCAACTGGAACAGAAGCTGATGAACGTGGCGGCACAGGGTGATCAGCCGGAAGTGCACCTGCGTCCCAACAAGCTGGTCAACTACGAGTCCGTGGCAGGCGTGATGGCTGCGGCCCAGCGTCTGGGTGTCACCAAGATCGGTCTGGTCGGCAACGAGCAGTTCCAGTAAATGGAAAGTCGGAAGTTCCCTGCCATCGCGGCAGTGACTCGTTGAAGCGCACGCCGTATGCACTTCGTGCAGCGTGCGCTTCAGCTTCCGTCACAGCCTGGCACGGATCGTGCAATCGATGGCAGAGCTTCCTGGAGTGCGTCTCTTTATTTTCCCCGATAGGCAGGTTATCCTGCCTATTCGTTTTTTTGATGAAAGAAATCTCGCCTATGTCCAAGTTCCGTCTCGCTCATCTCGGCCTTGCAATGGCCGCCCTCGGTTTCTCCGCAGCAGCGCCTATGGTGGGTCTGGTGCCGGCAGCGTACGCTGCCGACACCGTGCGTGCCGAAGTGGGCAAACCACTGCAGGAAGCGCAGCGCCTGGTGAGTTCAGGCAAGGCCCGCGAAGCGCTGACCAAGCTGCAGGCTGCCGACGCCGTTAGTGGCAAGAGCGACTTCGAGAAATACCAGATCGAACGCGTACGCGCCGCCGCCGCCGCCAGCGCTGGCGACAACGCGACCGCCATCCGCGCATTCGAGACCCTGATCAACTCGGGCCGCCTGTCCGCTTCGGAAAAGCCGAAGTTCACGGAAGGCCTGGCCGGCATGTACTACCGCGCCAAGGACTACCCGAAAGCCATCACGTGGATCCAGAAGTCGCTGCAGGACAACCCGAACAACGCCACGATGAAGCAGCTGCTGACGCAGACGTACTTCATCAGCGGCCGTTATGCGGAAGCGGCGAAGGAACTCTCGCAAGGCCGTCAGTCGGAAGAAAACCTGCAGATGCTGGCCAATATCCAGCTCAAGCAGAACGACAAGGCAGGCTATGTGCAGACGCTGGAAAAGCTGGCCGGCCAGTATCCGAAAGCGTCGTACTGGGCCGACCTGCTGAACCGCGTGCAGGGCAAGCCTGGCTTCTCGTCCACCTTGAACCTGGACGTCATGCGCCTGAAACTGGCACTGGGCCAGTTGTCCAAGCCATCCGAGTTCATGGAAATGGCCCAGCTGGCACTGCAGGCCGGCAACGCGCCTGAAGCCATCAAGATCATCGATCAGGGCTACAAGAAGGGTGCACTGGGCACGGGCACGGATGCCGCACGTCACCAGCGCCTGAAGGA
Encoded proteins:
- a CDS encoding energy transducer TonB, which encodes MNFSDNGKVKKNYTGIVVVVALHIVAAYGIVSGLGKRMITKMIEPVETKIIEEVAPPPPKELPPPPPPPEMKAPPPPFIPPVEVNVQQPPPQQNVIANATNVKPATNQLTPPAPPAPPAPPAPPAPAVRTAAVVDFSTCQKPEWPKSSLRNEETGTVTLQFLIGVDGRVADSKILKSSGFRDLDKAAVAGISRCKFKPATVDGKPQEGWQSMQYVWTLE
- a CDS encoding MotA/TolQ/ExbB proton channel family protein, whose translation is MFKNTRLSAVLAAVLFSVTAATALVSAPALADAPAPAAADAPAAAPAADAAAAPAADAAPAPATDAAAPAAAGAHGAGQEEIENPFGIKAVWHSGWVAKGTIVIMSIMSIGSWYIIITKLLDQMKIMRQAKDVHAKFWKASSVAAGASTLAEGSPFRFIAETGIKASGHHDGALLEQIDLSTWVTMSIQRAVDKVQSRLQDGLSFLATVGSTAPFIGLFGTVWGIYGALTNIGMTGNASIDKVAGPVGEALIMTAFGLAVAVPAVLGYNWLVRRNKSAMEEIRSFSADVHSVLISGAMSTADSAARAAKKVG
- a CDS encoding ExbD/TolR family protein produces the protein MSMSVGSDSGDEDQVMSEINTTPLVDIMLVLLIIFLITSPVVLKLQKIALPEEVNQAIQTKPENVNIVVNKDGDIYWNQKKMRDTNELFDFLKVEAVKVPQPEVHVRGDKEAKYESIGRVIFTTQRAGIQKVGFITEPPDKM
- a CDS encoding tetratricopeptide repeat protein — translated: MSKFRLAHLGLAMAALGFSAAAPMVGLVPAAYAADTVRAEVGKPLQEAQRLVSSGKAREALTKLQAADAVSGKSDFEKYQIERVRAAAAASAGDNATAIRAFETLINSGRLSASEKPKFTEGLAGMYYRAKDYPKAITWIQKSLQDNPNNATMKQLLTQTYFISGRYAEAAKELSQGRQSEENLQMLANIQLKQNDKAGYVQTLEKLAGQYPKASYWADLLNRVQGKPGFSSTLNLDVMRLKLALGQLSKPSEFMEMAQLALQAGNAPEAIKIIDQGYKKGALGTGTDAARHQRLKDLANKTLADQTANQATQEANLIKEKDSDGLFNMGYALTSGGKADKGIPLMEQAMKIGTPRRPEEQKLHYGIALFNAGKKAPALAALKNVKGTAGEAELARYWTLYINNPM
- a CDS encoding ExbD/TolR family protein, which translates into the protein MSMNVGSGSAAPNADPEPMMEMNMTPLIDVMLVLIIMLIITIPKANHSVNLNMPVGTPPPPTKEPVVVQIDVDFDGTILWDGAVVPDRAQLEQKLMNVAAQGDQPEVHLRPNKLVNYESVAGVMAAAQRLGVTKIGLVGNEQFQ